From Jeotgalibaca dankookensis, one genomic window encodes:
- a CDS encoding ABC transporter ATP-binding protein: MLEIKNLHISFGNLKAVDDVSFIIQDGEIMGMIGQNGAGKTTTFRLILDFLKADQGSVLWNGHPLTKEDYNIIGYLPEERGLYPKVSIEEQLIYFAQLRGMTRQDAKGKIDYWMDKFQVKGKKTDKVKTLSKGNQQKVQLIATLLHQPKLVILDEPFSGLDPVNASILEAGIKELRDQGSCVIFSSHNMNNVEEICDHLVMLRNGALVLKGTVSQIREQFGRTKLFLESDLTMEALQAMPGVKNVFKNTEGFQVLDLENPDYGKAIFTQVTKNGYIATFSQQPPTLDEIFRLKAGETHA; the protein is encoded by the coding sequence ATGTTAGAAATTAAAAATCTTCATATATCGTTTGGAAACTTAAAAGCCGTCGACGATGTTTCATTTATCATTCAAGACGGGGAAATAATGGGGATGATTGGTCAAAATGGGGCCGGTAAAACTACGACCTTTCGACTTATTTTAGATTTTCTAAAAGCTGATCAAGGTTCAGTTTTATGGAACGGTCATCCTTTAACAAAGGAAGATTACAATATCATTGGTTACTTGCCCGAAGAACGCGGACTTTATCCAAAAGTATCGATAGAAGAGCAGCTTATCTACTTCGCGCAACTCCGTGGCATGACGCGTCAAGATGCAAAAGGAAAAATTGACTATTGGATGGATAAATTTCAAGTTAAGGGTAAAAAAACCGATAAAGTAAAAACTTTATCTAAAGGTAATCAACAAAAAGTACAATTAATTGCTACCCTTCTTCATCAGCCGAAACTTGTTATTTTAGATGAGCCTTTTAGCGGTCTGGATCCAGTTAATGCAAGTATCTTAGAAGCGGGTATTAAAGAATTGCGTGACCAAGGGTCTTGTGTTATTTTTTCCAGTCATAATATGAATAATGTCGAAGAAATTTGTGATCACTTAGTTATGTTACGAAATGGTGCCCTCGTATTAAAAGGAACGGTCTCACAAATACGTGAGCAGTTTGGGCGTACAAAATTATTTCTAGAAAGTGATCTGACTATGGAAGCTTTACAAGCTATGCCGGGTGTTAAGAATGTATTTAAAAACACAGAAGGATTTCAAGTTTTAGATTTAGAAAATCCTGATTACGGTAAAGCCATCTTTACCCAAGTGACTAAAAATGGTTATATTGCAACCTTTAGTCAACAACCCCCTACTTTAGATGAAATTTTTCGATTGAAAGCAGGTGAAACCCATGCATAA
- the pgsA gene encoding CDP-diacylglycerol--glycerol-3-phosphate 3-phosphatidyltransferase: protein MKQLPNMLTLLRLVMIPVYLLTFYSENSYAHMVALIIFILASLTDVLDGYLARKFDTVSKFGKLADPFADKLMQLSVLYTLVDAGYIAKWFFWIILTKETLQILLGFFMLRLKPPIIIAANKYGKATTVLVFLTIILAFFRVPGIYFLQIFVAIMALITFFQYIIKFITNYRITT, encoded by the coding sequence ATGAAGCAGCTTCCAAATATGTTAACCCTATTACGATTAGTGATGATACCTGTTTATTTACTAACTTTTTATTCCGAAAATTCGTATGCTCATATGGTCGCTCTTATAATTTTTATTTTAGCAAGCCTAACAGACGTGCTCGATGGATATCTGGCTCGTAAATTTGATACTGTTTCTAAGTTTGGAAAACTGGCAGATCCTTTCGCTGATAAGTTGATGCAATTATCAGTTCTTTATACCTTAGTTGATGCTGGTTACATTGCAAAATGGTTTTTTTGGATTATTTTAACAAAAGAAACGTTACAGATTTTACTGGGTTTCTTTATGCTTCGTCTGAAACCCCCGATTATTATTGCTGCCAATAAATATGGTAAAGCGACAACTGTGCTTGTCTTTTTAACCATTATCCTAGCTTTCTTTCGTGTCCCAGGTATTTATTTCTTACAAATTTTTGTGGCCATCATGGCACTGATTACTTTTTTTCAATATATCATCAAATTTATTACAAACTACCGAATAACTACATAA
- a CDS encoding bifunctional 2-keto-4-hydroxyglutarate aldolase/2-keto-3-deoxy-6-phosphogluconate aldolase codes for MSMKRDILSQLEKNFLFAVVRGSTQAEGYEVSKAVFEGGIKNIEVTFSTPNAEKVMRQLADEFADTDMVVGAGTVLDEVAARIAILNGSKFVVSPSFNKKIARICNIYTIPYLPGCGTITEVSQALEAGCEVVKLFPGGLLGPGFIKDLHGPIPWVEAMPSGGVSLDNMDQWIASGAWSVGVGSALTKNLKDGGYGAVTASAKEFADKLTSIRTN; via the coding sequence ATGAGTATGAAAAGAGACATACTAAGTCAGTTAGAAAAAAACTTTTTATTTGCAGTTGTGCGTGGTTCTACACAGGCAGAAGGATATGAAGTATCCAAAGCTGTGTTTGAAGGTGGAATTAAAAATATTGAAGTAACTTTTTCAACCCCGAATGCAGAAAAAGTTATGCGCCAGCTTGCCGATGAATTTGCAGACACAGATATGGTTGTAGGAGCCGGAACTGTTCTAGATGAAGTAGCAGCTCGCATTGCTATTTTAAATGGTTCTAAATTTGTTGTGAGCCCTTCGTTTAACAAAAAAATTGCTAGAATTTGTAATATTTATACCATCCCTTACTTACCAGGTTGTGGCACGATTACAGAAGTATCACAAGCTCTAGAAGCTGGTTGTGAAGTTGTAAAGCTATTTCCAGGAGGCTTATTGGGACCCGGATTTATTAAAGATTTGCACGGACCGATCCCTTGGGTGGAAGCGATGCCTTCAGGTGGTGTTTCTTTAGATAATATGGACCAATGGATTGCGAGTGGTGCGTGGTCAGTTGGTGTTGGGAGCGCCTTAACAAAAAATTTAAAAGACGGTGGTTACGGCGCAGTGACAGCCTCTGCTAAAGAATTTGCCGATAAACTAACCAGTATACGGACTAATTAG
- a CDS encoding ABC transporter ATP-binding protein → MFNVILKLKTFFSRNKKRYIISFFTMIASNIFSVLIPYIIGRMIDSIVKKQLTSLLLFKYTGAFLLSLIAAYLFEYIWSYYLFTGSAKLQRDMRLTLMQHFLRMRASFYEKFRVGDLMARATQDVRAISDTVGYGMMVLMNATLFLTTIIATMGVSVSWTMTLLSLFPLIFLAYLFGKVGNMVEERYTIAQKSFSELNNDVLEVVDGTRLIRAYAKETVYLEKFQKQTESMLKKNNQVAKANALFAPLVKIFITLSNVIGFGYGAYLVSRQNLSVGDMIAFQMYLGMIVWPIISIGELTNVLRQGSASMIRVEEVLNQGDDMEEKGSKVIASKKDIVINDLSFQYPTSTNHNLKNIEVIIPKGKTLGIVGKTGSGKTTLLRQFLRQYPLGEGEFKYGTDSVLNYQPTHFQSLIGYVPQDHILFSRSVRENIAFGKEGASDQEIMESVKIASFEEDLAKMDQGLDTVIGEKGVSISGGQKQRISIARALIKNPDILILDDSLSAVDAKTEQKIIANIQNERAGKTTIISTHRLSAVRRADEIIVLEDGRIIERGTHLELLEKKGWYYTQYLRQELKEGDEE, encoded by the coding sequence ATGTTTAATGTGATATTGAAATTAAAAACGTTTTTTAGTAGAAATAAAAAAAGATATATAATTTCGTTTTTTACAATGATTGCAAGTAATATTTTTAGTGTGCTCATTCCTTATATTATTGGTCGCATGATTGACAGCATTGTTAAAAAACAATTAACGAGCCTTTTACTTTTTAAATATACAGGTGCTTTTTTATTGAGTTTAATAGCGGCTTATTTATTTGAATATATCTGGTCTTATTATTTATTTACAGGTTCAGCTAAACTCCAGCGGGATATGCGCTTAACACTGATGCAGCATTTTTTGCGGATGCGTGCTAGTTTTTATGAAAAGTTTCGAGTCGGCGATTTAATGGCGCGTGCGACCCAGGATGTCCGTGCCATTTCCGATACGGTTGGATATGGCATGATGGTTTTAATGAATGCGACTTTATTTTTAACGACGATTATTGCAACGATGGGGGTTTCGGTTTCGTGGACGATGACTTTATTAAGTCTTTTTCCGCTTATCTTCTTAGCGTATTTATTTGGAAAAGTAGGAAATATGGTGGAAGAACGCTATACGATTGCTCAAAAATCATTCTCCGAGCTAAATAATGATGTTTTAGAAGTTGTTGATGGCACCCGACTCATCCGAGCGTACGCGAAAGAAACAGTCTACCTAGAAAAATTTCAAAAGCAGACGGAAAGTATGCTGAAAAAAAATAATCAAGTAGCAAAAGCCAACGCTTTGTTTGCACCTTTAGTCAAAATATTTATTACTTTAAGCAATGTGATCGGTTTTGGTTACGGTGCTTATCTTGTTTCGAGACAAAACTTGAGTGTGGGGGATATGATTGCTTTCCAAATGTATTTAGGGATGATTGTTTGGCCAATTATTTCTATTGGTGAGCTAACCAATGTGCTTCGTCAAGGAAGTGCCTCAATGATTCGTGTCGAAGAGGTGCTTAACCAAGGCGATGATATGGAAGAAAAAGGTTCAAAAGTTATTGCTTCTAAAAAAGATATTGTCATAAATGATTTGAGTTTTCAATACCCAACCAGTACCAATCATAACTTAAAAAATATCGAAGTTATTATTCCTAAGGGGAAAACATTAGGGATAGTTGGTAAAACAGGATCTGGTAAAACAACACTGCTTCGCCAATTTTTACGCCAGTATCCTTTAGGAGAAGGCGAATTTAAATATGGAACTGATTCGGTTTTAAATTATCAACCTACTCATTTCCAGAGTTTAATTGGTTACGTTCCCCAAGATCATATACTTTTCTCACGGAGTGTGCGCGAGAATATTGCTTTCGGGAAAGAGGGAGCGAGTGATCAAGAAATTATGGAAAGTGTTAAAATTGCCTCCTTTGAAGAAGATTTAGCCAAAATGGACCAAGGATTAGACACCGTGATTGGAGAGAAAGGTGTTTCAATTTCTGGAGGACAGAAACAACGGATTTCGATTGCTCGTGCACTTATAAAAAATCCGGATATTTTAATTTTAGATGATTCCTTATCAGCAGTAGATGCAAAAACAGAACAAAAAATAATTGCTAATATTCAAAATGAACGAGCTGGTAAAACAACTATTATTTCAACACACCGCTTATCAGCGGTCAGGAGAGCAGATGAAATTATCGTGTTAGAAGACGGTCGCATTATTGAGCGAGGAACCCATTTAGAACTATTGGAAAAAAAAGGGTGGTATTATACCCAGTATCTTCGTCAAGAATTGAAAGAAGGTGACGAAGAATGA
- a CDS encoding ABC transporter ATP-binding protein: MKTVKRLLSYMKYAKYKFMLGFTLLITAVIADLSAPLIAQRVIDDVITPAAQQGELFTEVLIRLLITYTLLMLATALLRYISALILTQSANGIVKVIRDQAYHHLQGLPIRYFDNLPAGKVVSRITNDTEVLRQQFYVATIGTVMLNALYVIGTYIAISRLHTGLGISLLILLPIIFIWYKYYSKYASALSRKERELNSDINGKINESVQGMTIVQAFQQEEKIEKEFTTINDEWFKTERKYVILDSAAQFSLGGLLRHFALLFMMVYFSTQYINGFLGISIGTLYVFVDYITRLFDPIQGIIQQMAFVQQAIAAGERVFELIDRPGEKDEVARLPIDKGEVTFDHVDFAYNDETPVLKDINFTAKPGETLALVGHTGSGKSSVMNVLFRFYDPQKGHIKIDGHVTTKYSRKSVRQAMGIVLQDPFLFTGTIESNITLNDPQISREKAEEALRAVGGGDMLTHFQLGIQEPVVEKGATLSSGQRQLISFARALAFDPKILILDEATSSIDTETEEIIQHAMAVLKEGRTTFIIAHRLSTIQHAEQILVLANGQIVEQGNHSELLAKNGSYAQMYHMQKKANQTSL, translated from the coding sequence ATGAAAACGGTCAAACGTCTTTTATCCTATATGAAATATGCTAAATATAAATTTATGCTTGGATTTACCTTATTAATTACAGCCGTGATTGCTGATTTATCAGCACCGTTAATTGCCCAACGGGTTATTGATGATGTTATTACTCCAGCTGCACAACAAGGCGAGCTATTTACAGAAGTCCTTATTCGTTTGTTAATCACATACACCCTCTTAATGTTGGCAACGGCTCTCTTGCGCTATATCAGTGCCCTCATACTGACCCAGTCTGCTAATGGAATTGTTAAAGTCATTCGTGATCAAGCTTACCACCATTTGCAAGGCTTGCCGATTCGTTATTTTGATAATCTACCTGCTGGAAAAGTGGTTTCAAGAATCACAAATGACACGGAAGTGCTCAGACAACAATTTTATGTGGCGACCATTGGGACCGTCATGTTGAATGCTCTTTATGTAATAGGGACTTATATTGCGATTTCCCGATTGCATACAGGATTAGGGATAAGCTTATTGATACTTTTACCGATTATATTTATTTGGTACAAATATTACAGTAAATATGCGAGTGCCTTAAGTCGCAAAGAGCGAGAACTTAACAGCGATATTAACGGAAAAATAAATGAATCAGTCCAAGGGATGACGATTGTCCAGGCTTTTCAGCAAGAAGAAAAAATTGAAAAAGAATTTACAACCATCAACGATGAGTGGTTTAAAACCGAACGTAAATATGTCATTCTTGATTCGGCTGCACAGTTTAGTTTAGGAGGGCTTTTACGTCACTTTGCACTTTTATTTATGATGGTTTACTTTTCAACCCAATATATAAATGGTTTCTTAGGTATATCCATTGGTACCTTATATGTGTTTGTAGATTATATTACGCGCCTCTTTGATCCAATCCAAGGTATTATCCAGCAAATGGCTTTTGTGCAACAAGCAATTGCTGCAGGCGAGCGGGTTTTTGAGTTAATCGACCGGCCGGGTGAAAAAGACGAAGTGGCACGCCTGCCTATTGATAAAGGAGAAGTGACCTTTGATCACGTCGATTTTGCTTACAATGATGAAACACCAGTGTTAAAAGATATCAACTTCACAGCTAAACCTGGTGAAACCCTTGCTCTAGTCGGGCATACGGGTTCTGGAAAAAGTTCGGTTATGAACGTATTATTTCGCTTTTATGACCCGCAAAAAGGGCATATAAAAATCGATGGTCACGTTACGACAAAGTATTCCAGAAAAAGTGTTCGACAAGCGATGGGGATTGTCTTACAAGATCCATTCTTGTTTACTGGAACAATTGAGTCAAATATTACTTTAAATGATCCGCAAATTAGCCGTGAGAAAGCAGAAGAAGCACTACGAGCAGTTGGCGGAGGTGATATGTTAACGCACTTTCAACTAGGCATTCAAGAACCAGTTGTTGAAAAGGGTGCTACCTTGAGTTCAGGCCAACGGCAATTAATATCCTTTGCTCGCGCCTTAGCCTTCGATCCAAAAATATTAATATTAGATGAAGCGACATCTTCAATAGATACTGAGACTGAAGAAATCATTCAACATGCGATGGCTGTCCTTAAAGAGGGACGTACGACGTTTATTATTGCTCATCGTCTTTCTACCATTCAACATGCCGAACAGATTTTAGTCTTAGCAAACGGTCAAATTGTTGAGCAAGGAAACCATAGTGAGTTATTAGCAAAAAATGGAAGCTATGCACAAATGTATCATATGCAAAAGAAAGCGAACCAAACGAGTTTATAA